Proteins encoded in a region of the Psychromicrobium lacuslunae genome:
- a CDS encoding carbohydrate ABC transporter permease, whose amino-acid sequence MGLPAMSVEQAAEVAAPKLRRRRKFSTGSALLDLLLLVIGLVMVSPLVWMVVQALTEAGSAFSLPPNWLPIPFSLDNFAQIEGLIPFGRMALNSILVAVISTVGSLFIAVLAAYAFSRIDFRGKQGIFVLMLSALMVPGQLIVIPVFILMRTLGLVDNLASLWLPALINVFAIFFLRQYFNTIPRELDEAARIDGAGHFWILFRMLVPLSGPALSALAVLGFEASWNNYFTPLIFLSSPEQMTLPVGLVSLQAAQGGSSVVVFAAVTAVVLPILVLFLVFQRHFVASIAQSGLRG is encoded by the coding sequence ATGGGTTTACCAGCAATGAGCGTTGAGCAAGCCGCCGAGGTTGCGGCACCGAAACTGCGTCGACGCCGTAAGTTCAGCACCGGATCTGCGCTGCTCGATCTGCTTCTTCTGGTGATCGGCCTGGTGATGGTTTCGCCCTTGGTCTGGATGGTAGTGCAGGCCCTGACTGAGGCCGGGAGCGCCTTCAGCTTGCCGCCGAACTGGTTACCGATTCCGTTCAGCCTGGACAACTTTGCCCAGATTGAGGGGCTAATTCCCTTTGGGCGGATGGCCTTGAACAGCATTCTGGTCGCGGTGATTAGCACCGTGGGATCGCTCTTCATCGCAGTCCTAGCGGCCTACGCCTTCTCCCGCATCGACTTTCGGGGCAAACAGGGAATTTTCGTACTAATGCTCAGCGCTTTGATGGTGCCCGGGCAGCTCATTGTGATTCCGGTATTCATCCTGATGCGCACACTCGGCCTGGTGGATAATCTCGCTTCGCTGTGGCTGCCCGCGCTGATCAATGTCTTTGCGATTTTCTTCCTGCGTCAGTACTTCAACACCATTCCGCGTGAACTTGACGAAGCGGCCAGGATTGATGGGGCAGGGCATTTCTGGATCCTATTCCGAATGCTGGTGCCGCTTTCCGGGCCGGCGCTCTCAGCACTCGCGGTGCTTGGCTTTGAGGCATCGTGGAACAACTACTTCACCCCTTTGATCTTCCTCTCCAGTCCGGAGCAAATGACCCTGCCGGTCGGGCTGGTGTCCTTGCAAGCGGCTCAGGGAGGTTCCTCCGTGGTGGTGTTCGCTGCGGTAACCGCTGTGGTGCTGCCGATCCTGGTGCTGTTCCTGGTCTTCCAGCGGCACTTTGTGGCGAGCATTGCGCAGAGCGGGCTGCGGGGTTAG
- a CDS encoding DUF4185 domain-containing protein, translating to MKRRGTFIAGGLVLGFLSAALVALPAQATTAHTPATVVSKVTGPNSLSATDTQWKVKATDLGILWDNGAGQTLAAFGDTFGTNWTGPGGGTPAGVDGDWRSQVLLRSSDNNLADGMTFDSAATDVPGHAKQLISAKHIDNDEITVIPTAGISVGSRQYLSYMSVRHWGLPGEWTTNYASIAYSDDNGQTWVKDAGPRWDNANGTGNNQFQMQAFVRKDGYVYVYGTPSGRSGSLHLARVPEAQLLSAAAYQYWTGSAWVTGAESSAASVVAAPVSEISVAYNSYTNKYLMMYINGEDLVLRSSATPQGPWSAPSTIVGPSDYPGFYGGFIHPKSSGSELYFVMSQWNPYNTYLMKISLNADATVAKPNLLNDPSFERNTALGGDWQCAGTCGIDNQHWGFSGDKNAWARHNSGWQDVHQSVAVTPNTQYTLSGFVRTSASSYAGFLGARTTSWQVISEATFSSVPGWTRYTVTFNSGANSSVTVYGGIWTDHGDAWLQLDDFSLTRT from the coding sequence GTGAAACGTAGGGGGACTTTCATCGCGGGCGGCCTGGTCCTAGGCTTCTTGTCGGCGGCCTTAGTGGCATTACCCGCCCAAGCCACCACCGCCCATACTCCGGCCACCGTGGTCTCTAAGGTGACCGGGCCGAACTCGCTGAGCGCCACCGACACCCAGTGGAAAGTCAAGGCCACTGACCTCGGCATTCTCTGGGACAACGGAGCTGGTCAGACGCTGGCCGCTTTCGGCGACACCTTCGGCACGAATTGGACCGGGCCCGGCGGAGGCACTCCGGCGGGCGTCGACGGCGACTGGCGTAGTCAGGTGCTGCTGCGCAGCTCGGATAACAACTTGGCTGACGGGATGACCTTCGACAGCGCGGCCACCGATGTGCCGGGGCACGCCAAGCAGCTGATTTCAGCCAAGCACATCGACAATGACGAAATCACGGTGATTCCGACCGCGGGCATTTCGGTCGGTTCGCGGCAATACCTCTCCTATATGTCGGTCCGGCACTGGGGTTTACCGGGGGAGTGGACCACCAACTATGCCTCCATCGCCTACTCGGATGACAATGGCCAAACCTGGGTGAAGGACGCGGGGCCACGCTGGGACAATGCTAATGGCACCGGCAATAACCAATTCCAAATGCAGGCTTTCGTGCGCAAGGACGGCTACGTCTATGTCTATGGCACGCCGAGCGGCCGGAGCGGCTCCTTGCACCTGGCTAGGGTGCCGGAGGCTCAGCTGCTCAGCGCCGCTGCCTATCAGTACTGGACCGGTAGCGCCTGGGTCACCGGGGCCGAGAGCTCAGCGGCCAGTGTGGTCGCCGCTCCGGTCTCCGAGATCTCGGTGGCCTACAACAGCTACACGAATAAATACCTGATGATGTACATCAATGGCGAGGACCTGGTGCTGCGCAGCTCGGCGACGCCGCAAGGGCCCTGGAGCGCGCCAAGCACCATCGTCGGCCCCTCGGACTACCCGGGGTTCTACGGCGGTTTTATCCACCCGAAATCGTCCGGCAGTGAGTTGTACTTCGTGATGTCGCAGTGGAATCCCTACAACACCTACCTGATGAAAATTAGCTTGAATGCGGACGCCACGGTGGCTAAACCCAATCTGCTCAACGACCCCAGCTTCGAGCGCAACACCGCGCTGGGCGGTGATTGGCAGTGTGCCGGTACTTGTGGCATCGACAATCAGCATTGGGGTTTCAGCGGCGACAAAAACGCTTGGGCACGGCATAACTCGGGCTGGCAGGACGTGCACCAGAGCGTGGCCGTAACCCCAAACACCCAATACACCCTGAGCGGCTTCGTCCGTACCTCGGCGAGCAGTTACGCTGGTTTCCTGGGCGCCAGGACAACCTCTTGGCAGGTGATTTCGGAAGCCACGTTTAGCAGTGTGCCGGGCTGGACTAGATACACGGTGACCTTCAACTCAGGAGCGAACAGCTCGGTCACCGTCTACGGCGGCATCTGGACCGATCATGGTGATGCCTGGCTGCAACTCGACGATTTCTCGCTGACTCGGACCTAA
- a CDS encoding carbohydrate ABC transporter permease → MSSATADAAKLSGSRSRSRRSSANNRRKGSPLWGYAFLSPAAILFLIFILGPFVVAIILSFFSWDLLTPATFSGVDNFVKLFSDPLLPQVMGNTFLFALASIVTHIIGGLLLALAVNRVMNKVVSYFLRAAVFFPFLISWAAVSLLWKYVLDPTFGPVAYYAQQIGITMPDWFTDPAWALPGIIGIDFWHTIGFTFIIMLAGLQSVPKELTEAAKTDGANSWQVFWNVTIPLMSPTLFFATVITFLGAFQIFDPMQIITQGGPDGSTTTIIMYLYQQGFQAFQVGYASAVAIVVFVIMMLVTLLQFWGAKKWVYQQ, encoded by the coding sequence GTGAGTTCGGCAACGGCTGATGCGGCGAAGCTGAGCGGAAGTCGCAGCAGAAGCAGGCGTTCAAGCGCTAATAATAGACGCAAGGGCAGCCCGCTCTGGGGCTATGCTTTTCTCTCCCCGGCCGCGATTCTGTTCCTGATCTTCATTCTGGGCCCCTTCGTGGTGGCGATTATTCTGAGCTTCTTCAGTTGGGATCTGCTCACCCCGGCGACTTTCAGCGGAGTCGATAATTTCGTCAAGCTGTTTAGCGATCCGTTGCTACCTCAGGTGATGGGCAATACTTTCCTGTTCGCTCTCGCCTCCATCGTGACGCACATTATTGGCGGTTTGCTGCTTGCGCTGGCCGTCAACCGGGTGATGAACAAGGTGGTTTCCTACTTCCTGCGGGCGGCGGTTTTCTTCCCTTTCCTGATCTCCTGGGCGGCGGTGTCACTGCTCTGGAAATATGTGCTTGATCCGACGTTCGGCCCGGTGGCTTATTACGCTCAGCAAATCGGCATCACCATGCCGGACTGGTTCACCGATCCGGCCTGGGCGCTACCCGGCATTATCGGCATTGATTTCTGGCACACCATTGGCTTCACCTTCATCATCATGCTGGCGGGGCTGCAGTCGGTGCCTAAGGAACTGACCGAAGCGGCAAAGACCGATGGTGCTAATTCCTGGCAGGTGTTTTGGAATGTCACCATTCCGCTGATGTCGCCGACCTTGTTCTTTGCTACCGTGATCACCTTTCTGGGGGCCTTCCAGATTTTTGACCCGATGCAGATCATCACCCAGGGCGGCCCCGATGGCTCCACCACAACCATCATCATGTACCTCTATCAACAGGGTTTCCAGGCGTTCCAGGTTGGTTATGCCTCCGCCGTCGCCATTGTGGTCTTCGTGATCATGATGCTGGTGACGCTATTGCAATTCTGGGGGGCGAAAAAATGGGTTTACCAGCAATGA
- a CDS encoding LacI family DNA-binding transcriptional regulator yields the protein MVKISDVAREAGVSVATVSRALNNLDTVRPDLAEQVHRAAAQLGYRPNTLARNLRKQSTLVWALIISDIENPFFTAVARGVEDTAQQNGYSVMLCNSDEEPEKESRYLSVAGQDRVAGVILSPHSASTNVSALGRIPLVVIDRTLNAPFDVVLVRSRLGAQQATKHLLDEGWQRPACITGPRDAETATERSAGYLQALEGTGIEPQVQYQRFRSAEGAQATAELLDGENPPDSFFIGNASLALGVLAELAKRGLRPGVDVGLISFDDAPWAPFINPPISVVAQPAYDIGVQAAQLLVQRIAHSGPQAPREVNLATTLVVRESSQRNSH from the coding sequence ATGGTCAAAATCAGTGACGTTGCCCGCGAGGCAGGAGTTTCTGTGGCCACTGTCTCGCGGGCGCTGAATAACCTGGATACTGTCCGCCCAGATCTCGCTGAACAGGTACACCGGGCCGCCGCGCAACTCGGCTATCGGCCGAATACGCTGGCCCGAAACTTACGCAAACAGAGCACCTTGGTTTGGGCGCTGATTATTTCGGATATTGAGAATCCTTTCTTTACCGCGGTCGCCCGGGGCGTTGAAGATACCGCACAGCAAAACGGTTATTCGGTGATGCTCTGCAATTCTGACGAGGAACCGGAAAAAGAATCTCGTTACCTCTCGGTGGCCGGCCAGGACCGGGTGGCCGGGGTGATTCTCTCTCCGCACAGCGCCAGCACCAACGTCTCCGCGCTGGGCCGAATACCGCTCGTGGTGATCGACCGAACCCTCAATGCCCCCTTCGACGTGGTACTCGTGCGCTCCCGTCTGGGCGCTCAGCAAGCCACTAAGCATCTCCTGGATGAGGGCTGGCAGCGACCTGCCTGCATCACCGGGCCGCGGGACGCCGAAACCGCGACCGAGCGTAGCGCCGGCTATCTACAGGCCTTGGAAGGTACCGGCATTGAGCCACAAGTGCAGTATCAACGCTTCCGCAGCGCCGAGGGCGCGCAGGCCACCGCTGAGCTGCTGGACGGCGAGAACCCGCCGGATTCCTTTTTCATCGGCAACGCCTCGCTGGCTCTCGGCGTGCTCGCCGAACTGGCGAAGCGCGGGCTGCGGCCGGGCGTCGATGTCGGCCTGATCAGCTTCGACGACGCACCGTGGGCGCCGTTTATTAACCCGCCCATTTCGGTGGTCGCCCAGCCCGCCTACGACATCGGTGTGCAGGCCGCTCAGCTGCTGGTGCAACGGATTGCTCATAGCGGCCCGCAAGCTCCGCGAGAAGTCAACCTTGCCACCACCTTAGTGGTCCGGGAAAGCTCTCAGCGCAACTCGCACTGA
- a CDS encoding fucose isomerase, with protein sequence MTYLLPAPASRPVSQPKVIYTVASGDLRLSANQKCWPTQQQLEADFAQAVEKFGFTVSRAHQEDTETGHGFIDSQRKGIEVFKNIPVDAPLVVVDAVWQYSHHVLPGLRTHQGPILVVANWAGDYPGLVGLLNLTGSMTKAGVNYSALWSKDFSDEWALNHLQDWLAKGEISHDTSHIRDLPELPAADEVELGRALAEQLVADKAIIGVFDEGCMGMYNAIIDDELLNPLGIFKERLSQSALVAEMARVSDDEAAAVKSWLDDAGLRFDFGADEATELTPAQVHSQLKMYIAAVRISDDFGLDAVGIQYQQGLKDTVPASDLAEGLLNNVQRPPVYSRDGSRELYPGQALPHFNEVDEGVAVDALATNRIWTAMGFDPANTLHDIRWGEEYNGEFVWVFEISGSVPASHNGGYQNSYSKRQPPMFFPLGGGTLSGVSKPGEIVWSRVFIMDGELHLDLGRGHVVELPAEETQRRLDATDPQWPIMHAVLDGVSRDQLMARHKANHVQVAYAPDAEGADKALLAKAAMFAQLGVHVHLAGTVKII encoded by the coding sequence ATGACCTACCTCCTGCCCGCCCCAGCCTCCCGCCCGGTCAGCCAGCCGAAAGTTATCTATACGGTGGCTTCCGGGGACCTGCGGCTCAGCGCCAATCAGAAATGCTGGCCTACTCAGCAGCAATTGGAAGCTGACTTCGCTCAAGCGGTGGAAAAGTTCGGTTTCACGGTCTCCCGGGCGCACCAGGAAGACACCGAGACCGGTCATGGTTTCATCGATTCGCAACGCAAAGGCATTGAAGTCTTCAAGAACATTCCGGTGGACGCCCCGCTTGTCGTGGTAGACGCTGTCTGGCAGTACAGCCACCACGTGCTACCCGGCCTGCGCACCCATCAGGGGCCGATTTTGGTGGTCGCCAACTGGGCCGGCGATTACCCCGGCTTGGTCGGATTACTGAACCTCACCGGCAGCATGACCAAGGCAGGAGTCAATTACTCGGCGCTCTGGAGCAAAGACTTCAGTGATGAGTGGGCCCTCAACCATCTTCAAGACTGGCTGGCCAAAGGCGAGATCAGTCACGACACTTCCCATATCCGAGACCTGCCCGAACTGCCAGCCGCGGACGAGGTCGAGTTGGGTCGCGCGCTCGCCGAACAATTGGTTGCCGACAAAGCCATCATCGGGGTTTTCGATGAGGGCTGTATGGGCATGTATAACGCCATTATCGATGATGAGCTGCTGAATCCGCTGGGAATTTTCAAGGAACGGCTCTCGCAGAGCGCACTGGTCGCCGAAATGGCAAGGGTGAGCGATGACGAGGCGGCGGCAGTGAAAAGCTGGCTCGATGATGCCGGGCTGCGCTTCGACTTCGGTGCCGACGAAGCTACCGAGCTGACCCCCGCCCAGGTGCACAGCCAGCTCAAGATGTATATCGCCGCGGTACGCATTTCCGATGATTTCGGCCTCGATGCGGTGGGCATTCAGTATCAGCAGGGCCTCAAAGATACCGTGCCAGCCAGCGATCTGGCCGAGGGACTGCTCAATAATGTGCAGCGCCCACCGGTGTACAGCCGCGATGGTTCGCGCGAACTCTACCCGGGGCAGGCCCTACCGCACTTCAATGAAGTTGATGAGGGGGTTGCCGTCGACGCGCTGGCAACCAACCGAATCTGGACCGCAATGGGCTTCGACCCGGCAAACACACTGCACGACATCCGCTGGGGCGAGGAGTACAACGGCGAATTTGTCTGGGTCTTCGAGATCTCCGGCTCAGTGCCAGCCAGTCACAACGGTGGCTATCAGAACAGCTACAGCAAACGGCAGCCACCGATGTTCTTCCCGCTCGGCGGCGGCACCCTCTCCGGCGTCTCCAAGCCCGGTGAAATCGTTTGGTCGAGGGTGTTCATCATGGACGGCGAACTGCACCTTGATCTAGGCCGCGGCCACGTGGTTGAACTGCCGGCCGAGGAAACACAGCGGCGTCTAGATGCCACTGACCCGCAATGGCCGATTATGCATGCGGTGCTCGACGGCGTCAGTCGCGACCAGCTGATGGCTCGGCACAAAGCCAACCACGTTCAGGTGGCCTACGCCCCCGATGCCGAGGGAGCTGATAAGGCGCTGCTCGCTAAAGCAGCAATGTTTGCTCAATTGGGGGTTCACGTTCATCTGGCGGGTACGGTTAAGATCATTTAG
- a CDS encoding GH116 family glycosyl-hydrolase: MNTSSATTEWPILRTFDAANSAFIKMPVGGIGTGCISLSGSGQLVDWEIFNRPNKGFTPESFFAIRLSDGTETQTRLLEGPIPDQQYDHPDGRGRPLAGLPRFADSEFRSAYPFGQVALSDPQLPVSAVVQAYNPLIPGDVAASSIPALIYRVLVTNTSAAPLQVSVAANLLNVVGHRHTQPLPDGNSFERLDGPSGTMLLGSSSQVPEDAESFGTLALAALDQVSSSRTSWAKRSWGDSLLDFWDDFSADGQLDEPAEAAKVPTGSLVLSKQIPAGQSASFGFLIGWHFPNRRAWTNKGVYGDLIIGNYYTQQYRDAAEVLTRLIPQLAELESRTADFVETLSSTDLPATAIEAALANLAVLKSQTCLRSADGTFLAWEGSNPHEGSCHGSCTHVWNYQYALEQLFPELAWSMREVEFRYSLNERGMMSFRSCLPLETNGTEWPVAAADGQMGAILRLFRTWQLSGDDEKLRTLWPGVKRAIEFAWIPKGWDADQDGVMEGCQHNTMDVEYYGPSGVNQSWYLAALAACAELAEHLDEPAFAEQCRKVLASGAAGTEEVLFNGEYYQQKVIPPLSEENIAEGLRIRYDHEGADEGSDDLVDPALQIGSGSTSDQLVGHSMAQLSGLSTGLDPAHTAKAINTVFEHNHRENFYSHFNHLRSYALGDEKGLLNCTFPRGDRPVRPFPYCHEVWTGLEYSAAIGLALEGQYVLAEQVVQDVRDRFSGRRRNPFNEMECGDHYVRSMASFGLLHAWSGLVYDARNRTITLRAVPGVWPVVAGELMGQVKVANGQASFHSSAPGAAEVSVRLVD; this comes from the coding sequence ATGAACACCTCTTCTGCAACGACTGAGTGGCCGATCCTGAGAACCTTCGACGCCGCCAACTCGGCGTTCATTAAGATGCCTGTCGGCGGCATTGGCACCGGCTGCATCTCGCTCAGTGGTTCCGGTCAGCTAGTCGATTGGGAGATTTTTAATCGTCCCAATAAAGGGTTCACCCCGGAGAGTTTTTTCGCGATCCGGCTGTCCGACGGCACCGAGACGCAGACCAGGCTCTTGGAGGGGCCGATCCCTGACCAGCAGTACGACCACCCGGATGGCCGAGGCCGACCCTTGGCCGGGCTGCCCAGATTCGCCGACAGCGAGTTTCGCTCCGCCTACCCCTTCGGTCAAGTAGCGCTGAGCGATCCGCAACTACCGGTCAGTGCAGTGGTGCAGGCGTATAACCCCCTGATTCCTGGGGATGTTGCCGCGAGCAGCATTCCCGCGCTGATCTATCGGGTGTTGGTGACCAATACCTCGGCGGCACCATTGCAGGTTTCGGTGGCGGCGAACCTGCTCAATGTGGTGGGACATCGCCACACGCAGCCGCTGCCTGACGGCAATAGCTTTGAACGCCTAGACGGCCCGAGCGGGACCATGCTGCTCGGCAGCTCAAGCCAGGTCCCGGAAGACGCCGAGTCTTTCGGCACCTTAGCTCTCGCCGCCCTCGATCAGGTGAGTTCCAGCCGAACCAGCTGGGCGAAACGCTCCTGGGGTGATTCCTTGCTTGACTTCTGGGACGACTTCTCCGCCGATGGCCAGCTCGACGAGCCGGCGGAAGCCGCCAAGGTGCCCACCGGCTCGCTTGTGCTGAGCAAGCAGATCCCGGCCGGGCAGAGTGCGAGCTTCGGCTTCTTGATTGGCTGGCATTTCCCCAATCGGCGCGCCTGGACCAATAAGGGCGTCTACGGTGACCTGATCATTGGCAACTACTACACCCAGCAGTATCGGGATGCCGCTGAGGTGCTGACTCGGCTAATTCCGCAGTTGGCCGAGTTGGAGAGCCGAACCGCCGATTTCGTGGAAACTCTGAGTTCAACGGATCTGCCCGCGACCGCTATCGAAGCCGCGCTGGCTAACCTTGCGGTGTTGAAGTCGCAAACCTGTTTGCGCAGTGCTGACGGTACCTTCCTGGCCTGGGAGGGGAGTAACCCGCATGAAGGCAGCTGTCATGGCTCCTGCACCCACGTGTGGAACTATCAATACGCCCTTGAGCAGTTGTTCCCGGAACTTGCCTGGAGCATGCGTGAAGTGGAATTCCGGTATTCGCTCAATGAGCGAGGCATGATGAGTTTCCGCAGCTGCTTACCGCTGGAAACCAACGGAACCGAGTGGCCAGTAGCCGCCGCCGATGGTCAAATGGGTGCCATCCTGAGGCTGTTCCGTACCTGGCAGCTCAGCGGCGACGATGAGAAGCTGCGCACTCTCTGGCCCGGGGTGAAGCGTGCCATCGAGTTCGCTTGGATCCCGAAAGGCTGGGACGCCGATCAGGACGGGGTGATGGAGGGCTGTCAGCACAACACTATGGACGTCGAATATTACGGTCCAAGCGGGGTCAACCAATCTTGGTATCTGGCAGCGCTCGCCGCCTGCGCTGAGCTTGCTGAGCACCTCGACGAACCAGCTTTCGCCGAACAATGCCGCAAAGTATTGGCCAGTGGGGCGGCCGGGACCGAGGAGGTGCTTTTCAACGGTGAGTATTATCAACAAAAGGTGATCCCGCCGCTCAGCGAAGAGAACATCGCTGAGGGGTTGCGGATTCGTTACGACCACGAGGGGGCCGATGAGGGTTCCGATGACCTGGTCGATCCGGCCCTGCAAATCGGCTCCGGCAGCACCAGCGACCAGCTGGTTGGACATTCAATGGCTCAGCTCTCTGGCTTGAGCACCGGGCTCGATCCGGCGCACACCGCAAAGGCGATCAACACGGTGTTCGAGCACAATCACCGGGAAAATTTCTACTCGCATTTCAACCATCTGCGCAGCTACGCACTCGGTGACGAGAAAGGGCTGCTGAACTGTACCTTCCCGCGCGGGGATCGGCCGGTGCGTCCTTTTCCTTATTGCCATGAGGTGTGGACCGGTTTGGAATACTCGGCCGCTATCGGCTTAGCGCTGGAGGGGCAATATGTCCTTGCCGAACAGGTGGTGCAGGACGTTCGCGATCGCTTCTCGGGCCGACGTCGTAATCCCTTTAATGAGATGGAGTGCGGCGATCATTACGTCCGCTCAATGGCATCCTTTGGTTTGCTGCACGCTTGGAGCGGCTTGGTGTACGACGCTAGGAACCGAACCATCACCCTTCGCGCAGTGCCGGGGGTCTGGCCGGTGGTTGCCGGGGAACTCATGGGTCAGGTTAAAGTTGCCAATGGCCAGGCGAGTTTCCACAGCAGTGCCCCCGGAGCGGCCGAGGTTTCGGTGCGGTTGGTGGACTAG
- a CDS encoding ABC transporter substrate-binding protein has translation MESTNQQLVAQGSSFSRRNVLRAAGLAALVPALGGLAACGGGNSGGGTPGKATLSFLYLGDANQQAAFKQLFAEFNKQNPDITLNATGIPAGDWGSFVNTVSTQIAGGKVPDIIQVATEGQALLASKGLLEPLDDYIAKDKAAVDDYYGDVNKNLLDWTKKYGSTDGKTYYMPGGFNTVALYANASLFQKAGVELPSGDWSWDDFKKAGHTIKDKTGAYLIPAAYGFPFADIMPWLLTNGTSTLNADWTQATYNSPEAVQAAEFVKSLIDEGLSPKPGGQFDAGTQMKQGKLATFASGRFAQPGIKSINFIDGVQIIQFPKNKANGSPIGWDAWPILKASKNKDAAWTFIKFLISKQASEFFAKVGGTNVPARNAVAQSEAFTAGAPKNVTLFSKSVEWATPIPSPAKGAQMQKFITEAWQQAILGTKPVQEALDSANKQIQALL, from the coding sequence GTGGAATCTACAAATCAGCAGCTGGTAGCTCAGGGCTCAAGCTTTAGCCGCCGCAATGTGCTCAGAGCGGCCGGACTCGCCGCGCTGGTGCCGGCCCTCGGTGGCCTAGCGGCGTGTGGTGGCGGCAACTCCGGAGGTGGTACGCCGGGGAAGGCAACGCTGAGTTTTCTCTATTTGGGCGATGCCAATCAGCAGGCTGCCTTTAAACAGCTCTTTGCTGAATTCAATAAGCAAAATCCTGATATCACGCTGAACGCTACCGGCATCCCGGCGGGGGACTGGGGCAGCTTTGTGAACACTGTCTCCACCCAAATCGCCGGCGGCAAAGTGCCAGACATCATCCAGGTAGCGACCGAAGGGCAGGCGCTGCTCGCCTCCAAAGGATTGCTAGAGCCACTTGACGATTACATCGCGAAGGACAAAGCCGCGGTAGATGACTATTACGGCGATGTGAATAAGAATCTGCTGGACTGGACCAAGAAATACGGCTCCACCGATGGCAAGACCTACTACATGCCCGGTGGCTTCAATACCGTGGCCTTGTACGCGAATGCTTCGCTTTTCCAGAAGGCCGGGGTTGAGCTGCCGAGTGGCGATTGGTCCTGGGACGATTTCAAAAAAGCCGGGCACACCATTAAGGACAAGACCGGAGCCTATCTGATCCCGGCAGCCTATGGTTTCCCCTTCGCTGACATCATGCCCTGGCTGCTCACCAACGGCACCAGCACCCTCAATGCCGACTGGACCCAGGCCACCTACAACTCCCCGGAAGCGGTGCAGGCGGCCGAATTCGTAAAGAGCCTGATTGACGAGGGGCTCTCGCCGAAACCGGGCGGCCAGTTCGATGCTGGCACTCAGATGAAGCAGGGCAAGCTCGCCACTTTCGCGAGCGGACGTTTCGCGCAGCCCGGTATTAAGAGCATTAACTTCATTGACGGCGTGCAGATCATCCAGTTCCCCAAGAACAAAGCCAATGGCAGCCCCATCGGTTGGGATGCCTGGCCGATTCTGAAGGCCTCAAAGAATAAGGACGCCGCCTGGACCTTCATTAAGTTCCTGATCTCGAAGCAAGCCTCCGAATTCTTCGCCAAGGTGGGCGGCACCAACGTGCCAGCCCGCAATGCCGTCGCACAGAGCGAAGCCTTCACCGCCGGGGCACCGAAGAACGTCACGCTCTTCTCTAAATCCGTGGAATGGGCGACGCCGATTCCATCCCCGGCGAAGGGCGCTCAAATGCAGAAGTTCATCACCGAGGCCTGGCAGCAAGCCATTTTGGGCACTAAGCCAGTTCAAGAAGCGCTAGATTCGGCCAATAAGCAGATTCAGGCCCTGCTGTGA